In Aedes albopictus strain Foshan chromosome 3, AalbF5, whole genome shotgun sequence, the genomic window TGAAAATATAGCGATAAGATTATATTTATAATAAAAccccaaatttttcaaaacttcaacACCGCTTCGAAATTCAAGATGGTCACGATAGATCAGTTATATTCCCTCAAATCGACTTGAATATAGATATGTTTTTAAATGAAGTAACAAGATATCCGATAATAGATTGAAACAAGTTATAGGATGCATGTTAAGAATTGACACCCAAGAACTCCTCCGAAAGctttctgaaactcccatgaaacttaAAATGTAAATCTGACATTTTGTTACGGATAAGATGAAATTTGATCAAATTCGAACTCTTTCCCCACCGCTGGAGTAAAAGTTCGAAACATGCGTTGGTTCAATTCCAAAATTTTATGCTGTCAGTAGCCACGTCGGCCACGTCCTCACGGTCGTAGGGGATGGGAAGGGACGTTAGTGCGACGGGTACAATTCCGGGTTgatccagaaactttttgtaaggaaattttcttgaatttcttgagcacacatgcaaaatagtcacaTGGATATGCATATGACCTTGTGCAGGTGCAGAGTACTCAATGCCCTGAAGTAggcaaatgattgcaatcattgcGTCCATCCCCACAGTGgtctgcaacctgacgtagcaggcaccATTCTCGCCTTAAAGTAgaggatcaccaacactcacacactgaaggtgAAGATGCTTGCAATTTTTTCATTAATTCTCTGTGTGAGTGtacactacaaaaaatataatgATTTTATTTATGTGTGAAAACACATATCTGATGGACCGAGTTCATTCCGACGTTTATAACCGCCACACAAAAATTTTGTTGGTGTAATAGATACAGTTTTATGTGTCATCCCTTatagtaaaaatccataaaatatcACACATAATTTCAAATTGTCGCTAATGAACCTACGCCTCCCGTGAACTTTATTGTTATTCTTTCCTTTTTCAAGATGGGCGACGTGCCAAGTAGCTGAAACATTGTGCGGGTAAATATAAAATAATTGATATTTCACTGAATATTGCTATATTATATTACATTTTTCTATTTCAGAGTGACTggaagcaggcttgtccgcactgagcgcatgaaaattctgctcttttgatttacaccaccaaaatcaTCGTATTTATCAAATCTttctatcttacctgatagaaggatgttgaaatatctcaaatgtcatttcgaactgtcaaaaaatcgcaccgcagtgccgcactgagggtgcaaagagaatttcacccgggtgaattcaccccagtgaatttctcttcgCGCGCTcggtgcggcactgcggtgcgaccTTTTGACATTTggaaatgacatttagaatatttgaacatccttctatcaggtaaaatagaaagattgcataaatacaatgattttggtggtgtaaatcaaaagagcagaaatttcatgcgctcagtgcggacaagcctgactGGAAGGATCGAACCTAGGACCAGAATTGAGCAGCGTTCCTCAGCAAGAATTTTAAACGTGTTATAGGAACACAGATAGCAGGTGGACTTTGTCTCAGGGATTTGCGGGAATAATTGCTGGTAAGTTGTTAATAAATCGTTAAAAGCCTCTCTTCTAAAGCATAATTCCTTTTAAATTCCTTTGCAGTTGAATAGACTCATCGCCTAATTTATGGCTGTAGAACCCTTCACGACGGTACCATCATGTCAGCAAAATTCTCATCGCCGCAAGTGGCCCCAACATACTTGCTCATCTGCTGCCGGCTAAAGAATAAGAGGTGTATTACAATCATGTGTATTGCAAAGACAAACATATTGTATAAAAAGAGTGAAAAAATAAACTGCTAGATTGATtcgtttgttttttgtttttttttgtgcaaaatAAAAAAGAATTGAAAGTATCTATGAAGGATGCAacaaaaaccattaaattttccaaatgaaATAAATAAGTCATTGAAGATCAAAAGTAAGTACTAGAGAATTGAATTTTATAAGAGCCACACATACGTCCAATAAGTTGAGAGTTCATCTGAAGGTATGTGTACGGAACATTTTTACTATATGTAAAATCTAATTGCAAAAATTCATAGTAGCTGACACATAATAgcaatatggatatttttatcagtgtagctgatctggcgatactagaGTAGCATCTACTAGCGGTCAATCAAGCTGAAGTTCAAGATAAAATGCTTTAATTTGAATTTTCTCGTTTCAGAATCCATCGCCGATGGGCTCAAGTATTTCGCCGAGTTCCCATCACCGGTTTGCATCCACTTGGGACCATTCCCGCAGGTGGGTATCTTCGATGCCGAACAGGCTCGAATCGTTCTGAACTCTCCGAACTGTCTCGATAAAGCATTCTTTTATGATTTCCTCCAAGTACCTGGAACGCTGATTAGTGCCCCCGGTAGGCGACTTACAGTTGTTATTTTTTATGGTCTTGTGAATAATGTTGTTTGTATAAAATTACAGGTCACTTGTGGAAACCTCAACGTAAAGCTCTGAACTCATCTCTAGGACCAGCTATTCTGGGGAGCTTCGTTCCGATCTTCAACAAAGCAAGTGCAACGTTGGTGGACTTGCTGGAAAAACACGTTGGGGAACCGGAACGCGATTTCAGTCATGAGATTGCTAAGTGTTTTCTAGACCAAATCTATGGTAAATTGATGCATTCATACTGAATTTCTGATTAAAGTTGAcacttttgtgtttttttagtaaCAGCTTTTGGTTGTGATTTCTCAATGCAGACATCTCCCGATGGAGATAAAACCGTCAATATGATGAACGACTACATGCATCTCTTGACAAAGAAATTCTTCTCGTTTTGGTTGTATCCAGAATGCATTGACCGCATGACAGACGCCTGCCAGACTAGACAAGCTTTGCTCAAAGCTCATCATGATATAACCGAAAACATTGTACGTCAGAATAAAGTTCGTGAACGGATAAACATGGCAGACGAACAATATTTGGCGTCAGAAAATTCGTACAAACAGCAAAACTTTATCGAGTGTCTTGTGAAATACATTCGAACATCGATTCATTCGACGCAGGATGACATCTATTCCCACATCGATATGACGCTTTTTGCTGGCAACGATACAACGGCAAAGTCGCTCAACTACATTTTACTCATGATGGCAATGCATCCCGACGTGCAAGAACGATGCTATCAAGAAGTCACGGAAATCTGCCCTGATGAAGCCggggtaatttctgcagaaaatgccACCAGTTTTACTTACCTGGATATGGTTTGTAAAGAATCGATGAGACTGTTCCCCGTTGTTCCTATTATGGCTCGTGCAGCGAACGCCGATATCAAACTTAGTGGTAAGTATTGGAAGAGTAGTACGATTATTCAATCTATACCATGTAAGTAATGAAGAGGTCCAAGTTTTTAAGGGGAAATGAAATGAATAGAAGtccaagtgctcaaagaacaattagttgaagagaggcaggccaagttccagtggaaacgtagagccattttttttaaactagttgaccaacttacagtaaaatttgagaatttttaatgcacttttcgaaaagttacagctaccgtcgttgggggtgagaatgggtcaaaaaaggatactcaaagattgtttgttaaataacaaatgcaattgaagtcggaataactttttatttggtatgcatACTGTTCTATGTGGTAataatagtttagcaagaaagtatcacattatatgaactgcttactaaactacaagtGATTGAaagttgacccaatctcaccccttagagggggtgagaatgggtcaaagtattcgacgAACGAAAACTTAGATAACTTCAAAAGATGATTAattcacctaaaagggctaattcaaccgaaaaaatggatgaaatttaataaaataacgtttgtgtgTTGTATCGtcattttagccaccataatcatcatcatttaaagtttcaacctccatgagaggagagaGGGGAGAAaacaatgagggagggacgcattaaaagattgattgaaaaaaacaacatgatatttttagtatactgcataagaaatgtttaaccaaacccttcgttataaactcttatgtacatgatcattggcctctatattgccaaagcaaatcactccatctcaagatatagggtcgttcaaatattatgttacacaacatttcacattattagaccctctctcgcaataaaatttaaacggattttttttatgaattttatatGAGTTCTAGCACAACGGTAGACTTATTCTTCTTTCattagtatttttatgtattttatgaatgatccttatatgGCACTCTTAATTCGTAAAGTTCAAATTAAATATGTAATCAATAAGCAATCTCGTATGCCACAATTCGACGTTTGTTCGCTTTCCGACTTTGTGCTATATTACCGGTTAAAATTTTATagccccggtatttcctggatcccactaccatctggtagtttcacgatatttacttaaaatttcaaaaatgagtggtgAGGAAGAACgctgttaagtctattttgttagctttcgatattgcagtacactaaagaaaggctagatgatgattagaggagctgtccaaacgcatgggtttattgttataaatgattttaagcactaaacgtatgaatacacttgcttgacacttcttcgacatattttcgaaaaaatcgagcttttatgaagatacggtaaacatggcacctttttaacgtcaaatggggactggataacaagttgaactaAACTAAACTTAACTgaaaggttatgtgcactcgataacttgcttgacccaatctcacccccattcttaatatttagacatagggtcgaaaatattgaattttttgataaaaagtgcattggtagcccacttttttcgttgcattaaccagataatacctacagctaaccacttataagaaaatttatggttaggtgcctctgtgaaacattgcgaaggagaaattttttcagggtgatttactagtagtttgatcatataagtttagccacaaatttaacaaaaaacgattattgctaaacatcttattctgtatcatgacgtgtaaaaacatctcctctttgaaataatataaagttttctatataaattagcgatagttgatgagctatttcaaattttatgtttctccgttttgacccaatctcaccccccagacccattgtcacccccatcgacggtaattGACCATTTTTTTAAAAGGGAAAATTTggcctgtcccgataattttgtccATCCCATTTTTTGAGCACTTTTCTACTACTAGTTAACAGGTCAGGGGGTTTTCCGCATTTTCTTTTACCGTCTCGATATTTTTCTCAAGCTTTGTAGAGCTTCCAAAATTACTTGTAGTTTTGAAGAGAGTTGACTTTTTTCAGATCAGTTTTGTTTAATAATAAGGTTTATTTTGCATGACAAATTCAAAATGCGTTTGAAGTTTTTCAACCGTTTCTTTTTATGCAACTCTATCAGTGCTTTTAATGATTTTTGcccagaatttttggagaaactttaagtGAATTTTAAAAGAACTTATCAATCAAaagatatatacagggtgttaggttcatgagtgcaaactttttaaccttttttttttgcatcacgttggaagTAGCTCACTgaagtagtgtacggtttgggtcaaaaatgaccctaatgccaaaggagggttaaagggtgatagaggaccataaatggtgacaaAAATTATTCTTCGCATATGGTCaagtctcaaccgttacgtagttattgagcttCCCATGTTTTTACTCTTATTACCTTAACTGGCTAAAGctagaaaatggtcaaacttatcgcggtTTTTcatccttattcgaaagattattgaattttctatcaaatgacatctttgaatcaatttgtttagttgaataactaagttttcatgagaaaaatagctaaaaatagtgtgtattaaattgtttttgtcaattatctttgaaacatgcgtaataaattaaaattctttcttaggcaaaattgtggcccctgttacactgtacaattcgttatttgacaccaaacttctagcccttatcgttttcttgcaattgtgATTTAAATGTgaggcacagtgcgcaaaaaagttgcTTATGAAAGAATTTAAAATTACGCATTttccaaagataattgacaaaaacaaattgaaacacactgcttttgagctattttgctctagaaaacatagttattcaactaaaccaatcgattcaaagatgcaatttgattgaaaattcaataatctttcgaataagggtaaaaaaactgcgataagtttgaccattttcaagttagagccagttaaggtaataagagtaaaaaacatgggaagtttaataactacgtaacggttgagatttgaccatatgcgtagaacaatttttttcactattaccctttaaaaagtttgcactcaagaACCTAACACCCGgtagaaatggagaaaataataTCTATCGAAATATCGGATGGAATTCCTTTCGGATCATCTTTAAAAGTTTCGTATAATAaatcaggtggaattcctggtatgATGGGAAATAGTAAAATGAAGTTCTAGTATACGACGATAATTTCGAAGTAATTCAGGTAAATTTTCCAGATGGTAAGTACAGTGGGATACACAACTTAAttcaaaagaatttatgaaatatATTTTGATGAAAGTTTTGGTTAAATTTTCTAATGGAATGCtagaaatatttttcaattggacaTTTCCATAGGAAACTTTAAGAGAAATGTTTTTTTCTCCCGAATGATCAGGCTTACATGAAaggagaatattgcaggatttcttaaaattatttaaacatgaattcttctatagatttctTTTAGTATCTCTTCAGAATGCATCTATGTCCATGCATTTCATTgaaaacttctcctgggattccttcagagatttcttcaggaactcctcagcagtttcacaaggaatttctaaaaaaaaaacagttcacggTTTTTCTCGGAaatccatttttttccaaaggaTGCTATAGTacatagatttcttcaagaactgcaACAAAAGTTCATTCTTGTAttacttcatgtatttcttcaaacatgtctgatggaaatccttcaaaaatattgtaggattttttccaggagcgtttatttgggatttctttgaaaaatctacttgtaatttttcaagaaattcttttgggaatttctttagaggtttctctagaaattcattcaaacatttttttgaatGATGTGATttcagcagattttttttctcaaagattaggtgattctttcagggtttttctTTAGATATAcagtatttttttctagaaattatggCTTGTATTTCTCCCGAGGTTCCTTCTGGCCCTCTAGAAAATTCTGAgaagatttttctagaagttcctccataggtttctccaaaagctccttcaggtattcctccaggttttaATATGGGTTAATTCAGATCTTCCTTCAGAGATGCTTTCagatcattttttttccaaaaattctctctgcaatttctgtagaaatgacTTCAAAATCTTTTCCTTAGCGTTTGTtaaggaattattcaagaaatgtttctatgaatacctgcagagaattttccagttcttccaggtatttcaaaGATTGCTATTTTTTCCACTGGTTCTCTAAAAAATTtctcccgttttttttttgtttctgcaggattcccttcagaaatttagtgGTCTAGACACTTTTTGTGCACCATCCCCTTCATAAATTATATAAAAATTCTGAGAATAATTTCAGAtatatcttcaaaagttcttccaagggttccttcaaaaattctccaggggTCCCTCCGAAATTGATTGAGATTTCCAGTAGTACCTTTGTCtgcgttttgtgctgattttttgaaagaggttccttcagaagttcttccatggctTTTCcaagattcccttcagaaatttctcaacagtatttttcttggaattattgCGAAGTGGCTCCAGAAgcatctcatttttttttctaagaattaggGAGGTATCTCAAGGTGTTTCTTCTTCTCCTATAGGTATTATAGgtcctatactgcccccactcgcaaaacagtcccatatgaataggaaacccagcaaagatgggactgttatgcgagtggcggcagtatagGTCCTATAGATATTGttctaggcattcatccaggaattatagatagaaattgatttaggaatttttgtccaagaatttctccaatatttttttcaagaatttcttctaagagtttaaacaggagttttttttgtaggaatttcttgcgacaattctaaaggatttctgaaagagcTTCTAAAATATCCCTGAAAGATTATCTtaacaaattctgcagggatctttAAAGACATCATAGGGTATATTTCATGGTCCATCTGAATCATCCCCTGAgatgtctttagagatccctacaggagaaatccctaaaaaaatcctggtagGAAAGAACccctgaatttctaaaaaaaatctttagtagAATCCCTTTATAAATCTTagaaggtatttttgaaagactctctggaggaatatctgaagaaatcccagggaatttcaagaaggaatcttgggagaattTATATCTGaactatctgaagaaatttctcgagaagctctaaaaattcctggataaatccattgaaaatattcttggaaggttttctgaaagtattccacgTAAAATCTGCGGA contains:
- the LOC115255265 gene encoding probable cytochrome P450 313a4, with amino-acid sequence MWWYLLVPYICVGVSIVVSYIQWTRRKMYKTLASMSCPKKWPFIGHAHKFFNTTPESIADGLKYFAEFPSPVCIHLGPFPQVGIFDAEQARIVLNSPNCLDKAFFYDFLQVPGTLISAPGHLWKPQRKALNSSLGPAILGSFVPIFNKASATLVDLLEKHVGEPERDFSHEIAKCFLDQIYVTAFGCDFSMQTSPDGDKTVNMMNDYMHLLTKKFFSFWLYPECIDRMTDACQTRQALLKAHHDITENIVRQNKVRERINMADEQYLASENSYKQQNFIECLVKYIRTSIHSTQDDIYSHIDMTLFAGNDTTAKSLNYILLMMAMHPDVQERCYQEVTEICPDEAGVISAENATSFTYLDMVCKESMRLFPVVPIMARAANADIKLSDNHTIPANCNIILGIYQMHRDPKVWGPNADRFDPDNFLPERIAKRHPYAYLPFSAGPRNCMGLRYARLSMKIMAAHILRKYRLKTTLTLDQVRVSYGVMLNIANGVLLSLESR